The segment TTAGTGCTGAAGAGGCTTACCTGATACGAAACGGGAAAATACAGGAGAAACTGCGGGATGTTGTCCTCACCGGCAATGTGTTTGAAACACTTATGAATATCGATGCAATTGGAAGTGATCTTAAGATGTACGGGGGATTGGGAGGATGTGGCAAAGGTGGACAATCTCCCTTGCGTGTAAGCGATGGAGGACCACATGTACGCATCCAAAATGTTATTATCGGAGGAAGGTGATTGGATATTATAGGTCTTTTAGAATTTGCCAAGAAAGAAAATGCATCAGATATTCATATAAGTTCAGGGGAACCCCTTATGATCCGCATCCATGGAGAAATAAGAAAAATCGACACCCCGCCCTTGAATAAAGAAGAGGTACATAAGATACTCTATGATATCCTTAATGACCAACAACGAAAGATCTATGAGGAATTTCATGAATTGGATTTTGCCATTGCGTTCAGCGATACCGGACGCTTCAGGGTAAATGCCTTTCTGCAGCAAAGAGGCGATTCTATTGTATTCAGAACTATACCAACAACAATCCCTACCCTGGAACAGTTAGGTGTGCCGAAAATTATTGAAGATTTAACAAAAAAAGAAAAAGGACTCATTCTCGTAACAGGTCCGACAGGCTGCGGCAAGTCAACGACACTGGCTGCAATGATCAACCTTATCAACCACGAGGAAAAATGTCATATCCTCACCATTGAGGACCCTATCGAATTTGTACATACATCCAGAAATAGTCTTATTAACCAAAGGGAACTTGGACCACACACCCACAGTTTTGCCAATGCCTTAAAGTCCGCATTGCGCGAAGACCCCGATGTTATCCTTGTCGGTGAAATGAGGGATCTGGAGACCATTTCTCTGGCGCTTACCGCTGCCGAAACCGGACACCTTGTATTCGGGACACTCCACACATCCAGCGCACCCAAAACAGTTGACAGAATCATTGATGTTTTTCCTCCGGAACAACAGGGGCAGGTAAGAACGATGTTTTCTGAATCTATCCAAGCGGTTATTACCCAGCAACTGATAAAACGAAAGGACGGAAAAGGACGTGTTGCAGCATTAGAGATCATGATTGGTACAACCGCGGTCAGAAACCTGATAAGAGAAAACAAAATTGCCCAGATTCCCTCATCCATACAAACTGGCCGTCAGCATGGTATGCAAACTATGGACCAGGCTATCGTTGAACTCTGTCAAAAGGGCATGGTTTCCAGAGAATCAATTGAAAAACTGGTAAGTAACCCAAGTGTACTGAGTGGTATTTAAAAATATTATCACACGATATGGAAATTAAAGAACTTTTACAAGAGATGGTACGTCTCGATGCCTCGGATGTCTATATCACCGTTGGCCTTCCGCCTTGTTATCGCAAAGAAGGTATAAATACCCCTTACAGTACTAAAAACCTCACAACAGAAGACACCCGTATGCTCGCAGAGAGTGTCATGGATGAAAAGCAGCGAAAAGACTTTTATGAGAAAATGGAGATGAACCTTGCCTTGTATTATCCGGAAATCGGGCGCTTTCGGGTAAACATCTTTTATCAACAGAGAAACATTGGAATGGTCATACGTCAGATAAAAGTACAGATCAAGAATATTGACGATTTGCAGCTTCCTCAAATATTGAAAGATGTCATTATGATAAAACGGGGACTCATCCTTGTAGTTGGTGCAACAGGTTCCGGAAAATCAACTACCCTTGCTGCTATGATCGATTACAGAAACACCAATGCCACAGGACATATCATTACCGTTGAAGACCCCGTAGAATTTGTACATCAGCATAAAAGCTCGGTTATCACACAAAGGGAGGTTGGTATTGATACGTTATCGTTTCACGATGCATTGAAAAATACTTTACGTCAGGCCCCGGATGTTATTCTCGTTGGTGAGATCCGTGATACGGAAACGATGGAGTCTGCCATTACCTTTGCTGAAACCGGGCATCTGTGCCTGGGAACTCTTCACGCAAATAATGCCAATCAAGCAATAGAACGTATTATGAACTTTTTTCCTGTAGAGCGACACGAACAGATATACTTATTACTTTCGCTTAATCTGTGCTCTGTCATTTCACAAAGGCTAGTGCCGGCAAAAGACGGAAAACGGGCTGCCTGTTTTGAACTATTACTAAACACCCCAAGGGTCAAGGATCTTATCCTTAAAAAACAGATCGGATTATTGAAGGAGACTATGGCAAATGGGACGCAGGAGGGTATGATCACCTTTGACCAATCATTATTTAATCTCTATAAAGAGGGTAAGATTAGCTATGAAAACGCCATTGCTCATGCAGACAGTGCCAATGACCTTCGGTTACGTATAAAGACAGAAGGATTTGGAGAAAAAGAAGATAACATACCAATGTTCAGATTAAAACAATAATTATTTATCTAATATAACGTGATGTAACCACAATCAAAAATCCCCAGGATGTGAAGTTCACGAACAGAAACATTATCCTGAACGTAGTAATGCACCAGCGTAACAGCCAGGTTTTATAAATTTGTAAAAGAGATGAGAGCAAAATTTAAAAGGATATATCTATTATGAATAAAATCGAGGAAAAGATACTGGATTTGGCTCTAATGCATACACCCTCTGTAGAAGTTCTTTATGAAGAGGGTGAGACGCGGTCAGTAAATTTTGAGAATAATAAATTGAAATCCGTAAATACAAAATCAATCCGTGGAATCGGACTCCGGATAATCAAAGACGGAAGAATAGGATTCTCCAGTACCACAGATTTCCGGCAGCCGGAGAAATTGGTTGCTAATGCGGTAGAAAGTGCGAAATTCGGCCAACTCGCCACTTTTGATTTTCCTTCAAAAAATACCTTTTGTGATGTTGCCGTTTTTGATCAGCGTGTTATTGATTATCCCATTCATACCTGTATAGAAATAGGCAAAGAGGCCATTGATAAATCATTATCAGTGAACCCGGCTTATGAATGTGGCGTTGGGATTGGTAAGGGACACGGCATGCGGAGGCTCATTAATTCCAAAGGTCTCGATGTTTCTCTCTCATTTACAGCATTTAGCCTTGGCATTGAAATATTACAGGTTAAGGGGCAAAGTTTGGTTTGTGTCGGTGAAGGTGAGGGTTCCAAAAGTCTTGCTACCGATATCCATAAGCATACGGATAAGGTATTAAACGCTTTGAGGCTTGCCGAAAAAGAAGTAAAGCTGAAAACAGGTTCCTATCCGGTAATCGTTACGGCAAAGGCCATCGGGAACTTACTGGGAACCTTTGAATCAGGTTGCAACGGAAAACTAATACAAAAGGGCGCCTCACCCCTTACCAATAAACTTGGCGAAAAGATTATTGATGAAAGAATCAGTATCTATGATGATGCCACGATTGATATGGCGGATGCGAGCTATCCATGGGATGGGGAAGGTGTACCATCACAGCGCACACCGTTGTTTGAAAAGGGTGTTTTGAAAAACTACCTCTTCGATTTGCAAACAGCCGGAATAATGAAAACAAAATCAACGGGAAACGGCAACCGCGGTTTTTCTTCTCAGCCTTCTCCTGGCAATTCAAATATCACTATTGATCCCGGAAATATGTCATTGGAGGCAATGATCAGAGATGTAAAATACGGGGTGTTGGTAGACCAGGTACTTGGCGGAGGACAAAGCAACGTTCTCGCAGGCGAGTTTTCTGTAAACATTGATTTTGGCTACCTGATTGAGAAGGGAGAAATTGTAGGCAGGGTAAAGGATTGCATGTTTGCAGGAAACGTATTTGACATATTCAACAATATTGTAGCGATTGGCGATAAGACAGAATGGCACGGTTCACTGAACGTACCCCCCTTTTACTTCGCATCAATAAATATATCGGGGAAAGATGATTAAATAGTAATTTCTTAATAAGTTGTGGTAATGGAGTCACTAGCCTGGATTTTCACGCAAGTCAATTAACCTAAGTATTTTACCCGGTCTTTTGGATTTGAGCTATACAAAATTACCCCAAATCCCTTAAAAAAGAATTATTCCGTAAGGGATATCCAGTCTTTTATTAAAATTGATCGCCAAAGAACGAAAAAGCCATATTGTGGACCTGGTTTTTGATGAAGGAGCGGCTTTGGATGTTGGACTTAATGTCCTGCCAAAGACGGCTTATATTTGTGAATATTCCGAAAGAATTACTCATACGGATAATATAAGATTCATGCATTCATGTGCTTGAAATGGTTAACAAACAGTTCAAGCAGACAGTCAGAAGCTGTCCGCCGCTTAAACCTGGCCTGAAAATAGGATATTGAATAAATCTCTAAAATAATTTAAAATTTTCTTATGATTATTGAAAAAATTCCAGAATTAAAAAGATTGTCTAATACCGAGAAACTTTTACTCATCAACGAGTTGTGGGATTCTTTATCATTACAAGAAGATGCTTTACCGGTTCCAGAATCTCATAAAAAAATATTAGATGAACGCCTTAGAGATCATGAAGCGAATCCAGAACAAGGTTCTACATGGAAAGAAGTAAAGTCTAGGATATTGAAGAAAAAATGAACCTTGAAATTTTCATCAAGCCTCGAGCGAAATTGGATTTATTTGAGGTCTTCAAATTTTACGATGAACAATCTTTTGGTTTAGGCGATGAATTTATCCGTTGTGTTGACACCAAATTGGAATTTATTGTTAAGAATCCTAAGGCTTGCCCAAAAATGTATAAGGATTTTCATCGTGGATTAGTTCCAAGATTTCCTTTTGGTATTTATTATAAAATAGATGGGAAAAAGAATCGTGGTTTTTGCTGTTCTTGAATTAAGACAAGATCCTGAAAGAATTCAGTTTGATTACATAAATAGAATACTATTTCTAAATTCTGATTTGAATTAAGGTATTTAGATGGGAGAGATGCTTAAAAATTCCCCACTCGTTGAAGCAGTTTGTGAGTTTCTGTTTGACCCGGAATCGGAGTGGGATTGGACAGTTCCTGGCCGCTTATTTGAAAAAATAGGTAAAGAGTTTTCTGAACGTGCAGAGGTACATCGTTTAGGAGTAACAGTTCAACAGTTAAGCAGAAAAAATACACAGCCACCTGTCATTGAATCGGGGCCTGAAAGGATTCAGCTAAAGCGGTCAGATGGTAGCGCAATGGTCCAGGTAGGCCCAAGACAATTAATTATTAACCATTTACGACCTTATCAAAATTGGGACACATTTTGTGAGTTGATATCTCGGGTTTATTCAGCATATTTAAACGTAATCAAAAGTGGACAAATATCACGACTTGGCCTACGATACATCAACCAAATAGATCTCGCAGGATTTAGTTCTGACTGGAAAAAAATAATTTCCATATGGCCATCGTTTCCGAATAAACTTAAACGGGATGTTGCTACATTTTTTCAAAGATATGAATTAAAACATGATAAGCCAGAAGGATTACTTATCCATCAGACAGGTCTCATTCAGTCCGATGATAAATCCATGGTTGTGTTAGATCTTGATTTTATCTCAACTGCGGTTTCTGAATTAGTCGAAAAAGATAAAATTACTGAATGGCTTAATCAGGCACACGATCGAGTTGAAGAGTCTTTCATTGATTCATTGGAGCCAGATGCTTATATATGGCTCAAGGAAGGGAAAAAATGAATACGGGTACTTATCCTACCAAAAATCATCCTGAAGTTATAAAAGGTGAACCCTTAGATAATGTACAGAAATGTAACATCAAATTACGGGATATACCACCGCATAGAACCTGTACCAGCGTCTTATCAATGGCGGTAATAAGTATAATGCTTACAGCTCATACCCCAAGTGCCTGTACCGAGTCGTTTCCTGGATTTGATGTTATAGAAGAGTGGCAGTTATTGCGTCAGCGTTCTGCAAAGACACCTCTTGGTGAACGACTCATGCGCATACGTGAGCGTATAATTAAATCCGGGACACCGCTTTTGGATTGGGATGGCATTGAGCATGAAGTAGCTAAACGCCGTGGTGAAAAAGCATGAAAGAGAATAAAATCTTAACGTATGTTGATGCAAACATATTGATAGCAGCAGCACGTGGAAAAGATGACATTCATCAGCATGCAATGAAGATACTTGATGATCCCAATCGGGAATTTACGGCAAGTGAATTTCTCCAACTTGAAGTACTACCCAAACCATTATTCAATAAATTAAATGACGAAGCGGAATTCTACAATGCATTTTTTGAAACGGTAGAAAAATGAGCTACTGATTTTCAAGACATCGTTAAAGATGCATATAAACATGCGGTTTGTCACGGCCTCAGTGCGTTAGACGCTTTGCATGTATCCTCTGCATTAACCGTTGGTGCTGACGAGTTTATTACAGGAGAAAAACCCACAAAACCCATCAACAATGTATCCGCATTAAAGGTCTATTCTATTCATAATGAATAAACATCGTAATCCCCAAAGCGGGATTTTGATGTATTGCATTCCTTGTAAAAATATTTCAAAAAAACCTGCCGGAAATGCTCCGGTCGGTTCATTGTTAATAGCTACTATAATATAGTTGCACCCTTCCCTTTCCAGTAAAACAATGGGGATTACTTTAAATAAGTTTATCCAAAGAGCAATCGAGAAGGAATTAGTACATAAAGAATAATCCGGGGACTGCGCAAGCTTGATATTCCGAACCGTAAAAAGTAGAATAACAAAAATGAAAGGCTAAGGTAGCTCCCGAAAAACCGTTATCCTAAACGGTCTGCATTTAATCTTGCGAAGGAATTTATTGAAATGAATGGTATTGATATTGAGAGGCCAAAATTTCTGAAGGAACCTGGCTTTTCAGATATTGATGCCTTGCATATTGCATTGGCAGAAAGGTCCAATTCAGACTATTTCATTACCTGCGATGATGATATAACCAATTGTTACGAGAAACATAAAGATTTGATAAAAATTAAGATTGTAAGTTTGTTAGTATTTATTGGCTTGGAGGTTGAATAATATGGGGACCACATTCACAGAAATAAAAACTATGGGATGGAGGGCTTTGGTTAAAGAACTTGGTTATGCCGGAGCCACAAAGTTTATTCTCCTTTATGAAAAAGGGGATGGAAATTATACAAAAGAACGCAAAGAATTATTCAAAGATATTACCATCGAAGATATTGTCAAAGAAATTAAAGGTGAGAAGCATTAGAAACCATTTAGTGTTTACAAGCGCTAGAGGACACCTGCGGTAAGGACGTTTTGCCTCTTTTCCCATGGATAAAGCATATCTCTACCTGGCCACACGCTCTGTTGAACTGAATCCTGTTAGAGCGAAGTTGGTGAAGAAACCACGGGAATACCGATGGAGCAATCACCTTGCAGGGCAAGACGTCGGCTTGTGCATGTGGCACCGCTGCTTGAGATGTTTGGTAAGTGGGACGATTTTCTTTCCAGAGGTCTGTCGGATGAGGAAACCGAGTACAACTTTTCATTGTAGTCATCCGTCCGCCATACGTTCTTAGCATAATCATATCCATCGATTCTTAAGGTATATTCAATAAGACCTACATATTTGTTATTATCGGAATCTAGTGATAAGTACATTTTTATTTCATAGTCTCTCGTTGAAAATCCTTCTTAGCCGTCGCAAACCTAAAGCCAGGTGTCAGTTGAGCTGAGGGACGAAGTCCCTTCTGCTTCCAACAGCGTGTTCGTCCGCCGCGGACGTTAAACGCTGTTGGCTTTATTGCGCCCCGTTCCTCCCGACCGCGGTCGGGAGGAACGACCCAGCTCAGCAGCCTGGGCCGCGCGGGGACCTATGATTCTCCAGAAGCGAACATGCAGCCCCGGTCTGCTGCAGCGCCTGGTTCGCTCTCGTTGAGCCGGATCATGACACTCAGCGGCTCTGGACCTCCATCGATCTCCGCAGGTCGATCATCGGCTGCTGGCTAACCCGGATCAAGCCCTGACCCGGCCGGTCCAGGTCCGTGACCAACCAAATGACCAACGCGAACGTGAGTGCGACCACGAACACCACCGGTGGCCGCCGTGTACCGGTCAACCCACTCTGGTAACCCATAGCGGCGAACGACAGGACTGCGACCGCGAAGAGCACAATCCAAACGGTTGTCGGGATTCGGCTCCACAGACCCTCCGTCACTCGCTTGGCGTGCAGGTCGATCACCTCGTTGAGCGTCTGGACGAATAGCCCTGTGGGGATCGAACGAGGGTCCTTCTCGGCCGCTGCGACCGCCTCGGCCCACAGCCGCCTGTGCAACTCCTCCGACCGTCGGATGGCGTGATCGATCGACTCCCCCGGCGTGGCCGCGATCCGCACGACCACGTATTCGCGGAGGTTCTGGCGGACCTGTGCGCGGTGAGGCTCGGGGAGCAGAACGGCCCGGAGATAGGCGGTCCCAATAGCGTTCGATTCGTCAAGGAGGACTTCCCGCCGGACATCAAACCGGGATACCGCGATCCCGAACGTGAATGCCAGCAGAAACGCGAGCAGGCCGAGTTCGGCAGCCACCATCCCGCCAACAGGAGCGTCGTTCTCCTTGCTCCCCCTATGGCCTCGCACTCGCCCCAGGCGGAAACCCGACTCGTGGGAGAACAGGATCACTACGAACACCAGAAGGAATAGTGCCCAAAGAGGCAGAGCTTCAAGTAGCGTGTTGCCCGGCATCAGTGCTGCCCTCGTTGGACGACCCATCCCATGCAAGCTCCCCCTTCTGCCAAGAGCGAACGCCAGAGATAAACCACGCGCAGCAGCGCGTTGGCCCCAGCGGCTTGTTCGGCTCGTTTGGTGGTAGGCAATTCTGGAAGCTGTGCACAGACTTGCTCACGATAATCTTCTTTAGAGATGTAATTGGCATAATGAGACACTCGAACAATTCGAAACTCATTACCCAGATTTCGCTTGGCGATCATCTCAGCGTCTTTTCCGAATGTGACGAGAACCGGGTTGGTAAAACCGAGAACTTCAATCTCCTCCCGAAGTTTTCGAATATTGTCTTCCTCAAAGTATTTGTTTCTCCGCAAAAAGCTCATTATCCTTCCCGAAGCCTTCTCTTCAAAATTCTTGATGATGTCTGTCATATATGAACCCCAATAGGGAGAGCCCTTTAGAGCTTATCGAATCTTAAAATCGGTGGCCATTGGTCTGCAATCATGGAAATTACCGAAGGGTCATTCAATCCTTCGAGAAATATTCAGTCCCAAAAAAATCGCGTTTCCATGCAACGCCTCAAGAAGCGTCGGATTGTCATCCGGGTTCAATACGGTCAGGTCACCGATGTTATCTTTCGGATTCACGACTTCCTCCGCCCATACTGCCCAGCTTGCAAAATGTCCAAAGCGTTCTCGGATTTCTAAAAATGTTTGATACTGATCTTTTTTTGTGCCTAACGGGTTGCGGATCAGCGGCGGGAGGACAGGCGAGCTTGCTCGCCTGGGCGACCGTCCGCTGCAGCCGCTTGATGGCCGGCGCTTCGCGCCGGACAGAAAGCGGATGGCTATCCGCAGCCCGATGGCGCGGCGCGAAGCGTCCGCGCCATCAATGAAGCTAAGCTGCCGGAGCCACCTGCAACAACGTCATGTCGCGCGAAGCCGTGATGGCGGCCCCGGTCAGCTTCAGCGTTTTGTTCGGCCTGTCTCTCCGGCCGCCTCAAACCGTCCCAACTCCGCCGCCAGGATCGGCACGCTGAGGTTGCACGCCTGCACGCCCAGGGCGACGCAAATTTTGAGGACCTCCATGATCTCCTCCATTGTGGCGCCGAGTTTCAGGGCCACCTTGATGTGCCGGCGCGTCCCCGGCGCATACATGTGGGTGATGGAGGCATCGAAAGCAATACTAAGAAGTTCCGCCAACTTGGGCGAGAGGACTTCGCCAATGTAAACCGGGGCGCCGGCGGCGATAAACGCTTCCGTTCACTGCGGATCCAGTTCAAAAAACGGATCCCAGGCCGTATTCCACTGACCCTCGGCTTTCATCTTGTCGCAGACCGGCGTCTCCCCGGCCTGCTTCGGCTTAGGATGCACACCGGCCGCCTTCGCTTCTTCCAGAAGAATGGGAGCGACCAGGCTGCAAGTGTGAATCGACAGGAGCGACGCCATCTTGAGAATCATCAGGATCTCATCGCGCGTCGCCCCCGCTTCAGCAGAATGCCGCTGGTCCACGGGTTCTTGGACATCCTGAGGCATTGGTCGGCCCAGGCGGGGTCCCATTCGCGCAATATCGCCAGCGCGGACCCGTCCCATGGACCTGTTTCACTTGCCTGATCGGTTGTTGCCATTGTCACTCCTCTATTGCAGGACACTATTGGCCGGCGACCTGTCCATTCATGCGACGGCTACCATGATTTTCCCTCGACCTTCGTGGGATAAGTCTTGACCCCGTAATCCGGAACATACACCGTACAGCCGGTGGTAACATCGTACCGCAAGCTGTACGTGCGACACGTAACGACCTTGCCTTCGAGTTTTCCCGATTCCAGGGATGCAGCAGCGTGGAGACAACGATCGTCCATCGCATGGATGGTCCCATCGACGTTAAAGAGGGCGATATCCTTGCCCTGGATCGTGAACGTCGAGCCGGTGCCCGGCGGCTGTTCGTCCAGCCGCGCCACCTCGACAAACTCTGCCATGAATGACCTCCCACCTCTGTGACGGGGCGATCGATAAGAAGTCCCGTGCCCCAAGTAGACACGGGACTCGAATACGCACGACAGGCCGTACACGCGCACCGCACAGGACCGGCCTTACAGCCGAAACATCCCGACGATGAACGCAATCACTCCTAGGGTCCCATCAGGACTGCCAGAACCAAGGCCAGCGACATGGGCGCTTCCAAGTACATCGCGCGCAACGCCTTCAGTTGCTACCGATGCTGCCAGGTCACGATCACAAGGGTAGACACCCCGATGGCCATGACGCACAGGCCATAGAGCGTCCCCCGAAGATATATTCCCCATGCGTGGGCAGTTTCTCCTAGTACAAGTAGAAGAAGAATTTGTAAAGGGCGTCAGGGAGGTCGCCGTTCGATTCCAGGCCAAGAGTGTCCGCTCATACGCCAAGAACGTGCGCTCAAGGGCCAGCTTCGCTTGATCAGCTGCCGGGGTTGCATCGATCGGTTTCGCTTCCGCCACGGTTACCGCTCTCCTTCCTTCTCCGATTTCTTTGACACAATCCGCCGTCCCAGGCGATTGGCGATACCCCGAAACACCAGGTAGGGGAGGATCGCCAGTACCGTCGCCACGATCACCGTCTGCACCGGGTAAACCCAGCGCAGCACAAGGAGCTGGTAGACCACATCCAGCACGCAGGCAACGAGGAAGAGCTTGCCCACGTCCTTCCACAGCTGCCGCAGTAGGGACCGCCTTTGCGCCGGCTTAAGCGCTAAGGTCCAGAAGAAGATGGACCGGCCTTCACAAGCATCGTTCAACCCCGACCGAATCGCAATGATCGAAGCCACCAGGGGCTGAAGGATAAACCGAACATGCAAGGGTCCGCTGTACCGAGCGATGAGTTCGTTCCAACCGCGGGAGAATGCTTCTTCCTCCGCCCATACGGCCCAGCTTGCAAAATGTCCAAAGCGTTCACTGATTTCTGAAAATATTTTGATACTGATCATTTTTTGTGCTGAACATTTAAGTATACAATCTGTATAAAACGGCTAAGGCAGACTGTCTCGATCTATATTAGAAGTTGCCGTATCTTCTTGTCACACATTGTAATTACTTTCGCATCAAACTTTTCCTGCATTTTCGTTAATCGTTCATTTCGTATTATACAGACTTTATAATACGTCCTATAACCCATCGACCGGGTTTCGGACACCATGACCTCCTTTGTTCAAGACATGGGTGTAGATCATCGTCGTGCTGACGTCTTTGTGGCCAAGAAGTTCCTGAATGGTGCGAATATCATAGCCGGCA is part of the Candidatus Jettenia sp. AMX2 genome and harbors:
- a CDS encoding TldD/PmbA family protein; the protein is MNKIEEKILDLALMHTPSVEVLYEEGETRSVNFENNKLKSVNTKSIRGIGLRIIKDGRIGFSSTTDFRQPEKLVANAVESAKFGQLATFDFPSKNTFCDVAVFDQRVIDYPIHTCIEIGKEAIDKSLSVNPAYECGVGIGKGHGMRRLINSKGLDVSLSFTAFSLGIEILQVKGQSLVCVGEGEGSKSLATDIHKHTDKVLNALRLAEKEVKLKTGSYPVIVTAKAIGNLLGTFESGCNGKLIQKGASPLTNKLGEKIIDERISIYDDATIDMADASYPWDGEGVPSQRTPLFEKGVLKNYLFDLQTAGIMKTKSTGNGNRGFSSQPSPGNSNITIDPGNMSLEAMIRDVKYGVLVDQVLGGGQSNVLAGEFSVNIDFGYLIEKGEIVGRVKDCMFAGNVFDIFNNIVAIGDKTEWHGSLNVPPFYFASINISGKDD
- a CDS encoding addiction module protein, giving the protein MIIEKIPELKRLSNTEKLLLINELWDSLSLQEDALPVPESHKKILDERLRDHEANPEQGSTWKEVKSRILKKK
- a CDS encoding PilT/PilU family type 4a pilus ATPase; the encoded protein is MEIKELLQEMVRLDASDVYITVGLPPCYRKEGINTPYSTKNLTTEDTRMLAESVMDEKQRKDFYEKMEMNLALYYPEIGRFRVNIFYQQRNIGMVIRQIKVQIKNIDDLQLPQILKDVIMIKRGLILVVGATGSGKSTTLAAMIDYRNTNATGHIITVEDPVEFVHQHKSSVITQREVGIDTLSFHDALKNTLRQAPDVILVGEIRDTETMESAITFAETGHLCLGTLHANNANQAIERIMNFFPVERHEQIYLLLSLNLCSVISQRLVPAKDGKRAACFELLLNTPRVKDLILKKQIGLLKETMANGTQEGMITFDQSLFNLYKEGKISYENAIAHADSANDLRLRIKTEGFGEKEDNIPMFRLKQ
- a CDS encoding type IV pilus twitching motility protein PilT, whose amino-acid sequence is MDIIGLLEFAKKENASDIHISSGEPLMIRIHGEIRKIDTPPLNKEEVHKILYDILNDQQRKIYEEFHELDFAIAFSDTGRFRVNAFLQQRGDSIVFRTIPTTIPTLEQLGVPKIIEDLTKKEKGLILVTGPTGCGKSTTLAAMINLINHEEKCHILTIEDPIEFVHTSRNSLINQRELGPHTHSFANALKSALREDPDVILVGEMRDLETISLALTAAETGHLVFGTLHTSSAPKTVDRIIDVFPPEQQGQVRTMFSESIQAVITQQLIKRKDGKGRVAALEIMIGTTAVRNLIRENKIAQIPSSIQTGRQHGMQTMDQAIVELCQKGMVSRESIEKLVSNPSVLSGI
- a CDS encoding carboxymuconolactone decarboxylase family protein, with the protein product MAAGAPVYIGEVLSPKLAELLSIAFDASITHMYAPGTRRHIKVALKLGATMEEIMEVLKICVALGVQACNLSVPILAAELGRFEAAGETGRTKR
- a CDS encoding TIGR04255 family protein, whose translation is MGEMLKNSPLVEAVCEFLFDPESEWDWTVPGRLFEKIGKEFSERAEVHRLGVTVQQLSRKNTQPPVIESGPERIQLKRSDGSAMVQVGPRQLIINHLRPYQNWDTFCELISRVYSAYLNVIKSGQISRLGLRYINQIDLAGFSSDWKKIISIWPSFPNKLKRDVATFFQRYELKHDKPEGLLIHQTGLIQSDDKSMVVLDLDFISTAVSELVEKDKITEWLNQAHDRVEESFIDSLEPDAYIWLKEGKK
- a CDS encoding type II toxin-antitoxin system RelE/ParE family toxin, which translates into the protein MNLEIFIKPRAKLDLFEVFKFYDEQSFGLGDEFIRCVDTKLEFIVKNPKACPKMYKDFHRGLVPRFPFGIYYKIDGKKNRGFCCS
- a CDS encoding Rieske 2Fe-2S domain-containing protein, whose protein sequence is MAEFVEVARLDEQPPGTGSTFTIQGKDIALFNVDGTIHAMDDRCLHAAASLESGKLEGKVVTCRTYSLRYDVTTGCTVYVPDYGVKTYPTKVEGKSW